From the genome of Pelmatolapia mariae isolate MD_Pm_ZW linkage group LG12, Pm_UMD_F_2, whole genome shotgun sequence, one region includes:
- the LOC134638668 gene encoding interleukin-1 beta-like, producing the protein MDFKMSYMAEEWSLKMPNGLDLEVSHHPVTMKSVVNLTIAVNRLMTSTSEPVLSTDFQDENLLSIRLERTVEEDSIIERTGPPPQFTSRGETECTVTDSQKRSLVLVQSSMELHAVMLQGGSDDRKVHLNMSTYAHPEPIAETRPVALGIKGTNLYLSCHEDDDKPTLHLEEVTDKNSLSRISAESDMVRFLFYKRDTGLSISTLMSVRYPNWYISTAQDDDQVVEVCQETAPRYRSFNIQRQS; encoded by the exons ATGGACTTCAAAATGAGCTACATGGCTGAGGAATGGAGCCTCAAGATGCCCAATGGACTGGACTTGGAGGTTTCACATCATCCAGTGACAATGAAGAGTGTGGTCAACCTCACCATTGCCGTGAACCGGTTAATGACCAGCACTTCAGAGCCAGTACTGAGCACAGACTTCCAGGATGAAAATCTGCTTTCCATCAGGCTGGAGAGGACTGTGGAAG agGACAGTATAATAGAGAGGACAGGTCCACCACCTCAGTTCACCAGCAGGGGTGAGACTGAGTGCACTGTGACTGACAGCCAAAAGAGGAGCTTAGTTCTGGTCCAAAGCAGCATGGAGCTCCATGCAGTGATGCTGCAGGGAGGCAGTGATGACCGCAAAG TGCACCTGAACATGTCGACCTACGCGCACCCTGAACCCATCGCTGAGACCAGGCCTGTCGCTCTGGGCATCAAAGGCACAAACCTCTATCTGTCTTGTCACGAGGATGACGACAAGCCAACCCTCCACTTGGAG GAGGTGACGGATAAAAACAGTCTGTCAAGGATAAGCGCTGAAAGCGACATGGTGCGATTTCTCTTCTATAAACGCGACACTGGGCTCAGCATCAGCACTCTCATGTCTGTCCGCTACCCCAACTGGTACATCAGCACAGCGCAGGACGACGACCAGGTGGTGGAAGTGTGTCAGGAGACCGCCCCACGCTACAGAAGCTTCAACATCCAGCGCCAGAGTTAA